The nucleotide window ACTGTTAACTAtctcatagttactcccgccagTTTCAGTGTTAGGTATCCCGAGTTCGTCATCGGAAGCTTCTAAAAGATGTTTCATCACTTTCTCCTTGTCACTTTCGCAATCTTCTTCCTTTGGAGCGCATGAAGACGACGAAGaggagcaagaagaagaagagagaggagGATTCTCAAAAACAGCAACGTTTTTCTCTTCTGTTGAGATTTCTTGCTGAAGTGTGGTGATTAGGGAAGTTAGATCACTGTCTGCTTCATTTTGTGCTTCTACATTATCTAGGAGACATTGAACTTCATTGTACGAGGTAGATGATGAAGAAGTCTTTTGTCGTTTTGACTCTTCGTGGGGTATGGTTTCTTGTTCTTGCTCGTCTCTTTGGCGTTTCAATGGCGATGATGTTGCTGTTTCTgccattttttttagtttgaggGAGAGATGTTACAAGGGTGTTGAGAGGTTTGTTTTAGCTTTTTAAGTCGTTAGTGAGAGAGTATCGTGTGATTTGATGAGAGAGGAGGAGACTGAAAATGTATATGTAGAGAAAGGTTGTGGTCAAAGtgaggtttttattttttaacgaAGTGTGTTAAAacgaaagaaaataatattaaggACTTTGTTTGGTTCGTGCATGTCAGAAGAGAGACATGTGAATCCTTTTCCATCTTTCGCATCACCCGGagagatattttaaaatagatggtttacagttatattttataatctaGTCAAGACTATTGATATAATATGATTACATCagcattcatttttttttaaatcttttagaCCTTAACGCAtgcaatactttttttttaacaccacGCATGCAATACTTATAATCTCTTTTAAATAAAGGTTTCTTAAACAGCCAAAACCACTCAAATATATCGATTTTGACCAAATTAGTCAAATACTATATCACCATAAACAAatgattttagtaaattttaataGGTTCCAATTGCCAAATAATATTTTCACTCTTTTATACTCCttctgtttcaaaaagatacatattttagacttttcacatatattaaaaaaacacattaaaatttgattgcaaatgcattattttttgtgaataacaatttccataaattttaaccaataaaaattcaataaacaccattattttttaaaatttttacatttttcattaaataatacatcgaaaaaattaaaaatatattgttttgaaacaatattttttttctagaatataaattttctgaaacggagggagtatgatATATCTACTAATAAAAAAGctgtatataaaaattattttgagcCAAAGGTAcattttacaaattaaaatttgataggCGTTAAATCTTCCTTGAACATTAGACTAGCGCCACATTGCTTGCCAAAGAAGACCTAGTTGTTGATGCCACCTTAATcagttttgtgtgtttatactgccaaaaattataatttgtaaCAGGTCCAACAAATGcaataaatattaatcaataatAGAAAGTAATGGTGAGAAAAAAATATGCTCAGAGTGGATGTAAAATGCAAATGCAGTGACCAAACATTTTGTGATGTAATGTTGTCGTACGAAAATGATACGTGAAGACGAaagaatagttaaaaaaaaaaagatgaaagaaATATTTTCTCACTAAAGAGATGcaaagaaattatatattttttggttaactttatttatatgtttttttaatttttgcctgttgagagagaaagaaaaagtaaCAAGttgtttttgaagaaaattaaaaaaaaacaacttgttGCCAACGAGATTTGGTAAATATGTTCCGTTATATCATCTGCCGCTGAATTAGCGAAGCAGCTGGTCACTACGAAGAAAAATCGAACGGTCGCGGTTTCACGTCTGTGGGTTGCACATGGAAAGTGACAGGCTCCCCTCTCATCGTTTTTTTATCAGCGGCTCCCTCTTTTTTTATCTTCCTTTCTTATCGTTTACACGgcgaataaaaaacaaaaatctgttTCGACTCTGAAACGTTGGCATAGTTGTAACTTGTAACCAACTAACCATGATAAATATATTGCACTTATTGATAAACGTGTTTGAACTGGTCGTTGTAatcttttatgatttttttggtaaaagtaaacttttatgatatatatgtatCTCGCTAAGTTTTAGAGACAATAAATTTGTGTATAGGAAAAcagaaactaaaaataatttaaaaacaaagcAAACATAAACACAACTACCTTAAAGTCTTTCGTCTTCGAGAACTTGATTGGTAAAACATTAGCATTAGCAATAACAGTATATTGCAGAAGCTGTATGCTTTTGCTAAATTGTATAATTAGATGATTGGTAGAACCATATAAGTATAAgtatactatttaaaattattataaaaattagtatataatatataatatatttatttt belongs to Brassica rapa cultivar Chiifu-401-42 chromosome A07, CAAS_Brap_v3.01, whole genome shotgun sequence and includes:
- the LOC103831516 gene encoding uncharacterized protein LOC103831516 translates to MAETATSSPLKRQRDEQEQETIPHEESKRQKTSSSSTSYNEVQCLLDNVEAQNEADSDLTSLITTLQQEISTEEKNVAVFENPPLSSSSCSSSSSSCAPKEEDCESDKEKVMKHLLEASDDELGIPNTETGGSNYEIVNSETNQDYINGFSLLDGFGDGLWELEDEVANYYTLLQSELFM